A part of Synergistaceae bacterium genomic DNA contains:
- a CDS encoding transporter substrate-binding domain-containing protein yields MRKILSSLLLLTLLAGIASADPIRAGILSKLNMTQEEYSELISNGRKAGAWDFFSSKPEDREIAFKFYDSLQAMQLALNAGEIEEAVLPEAVAEYVMNVTGQYRVTAIAKTRPAYLAFGFRLDDAGKALAAKFNDAIFAMKADGTLAVLQGQYVYEAGIGDPETVEFRKFDNVKDKITIAVTGDLPPIDYVAADGTAAGFNTAVIAEIGKRLNVNIELIYIMSGARAATVMSGRADAVFWIQGFRDVPKHSDIPEMLVLSEPYYEWNEFLFIAR; encoded by the coding sequence ATGCGGAAAATATTATCATCACTTTTGCTTCTCACACTTCTTGCCGGAATCGCCTCTGCTGACCCGATAAGAGCCGGAATCCTCTCAAAGCTCAACATGACTCAGGAAGAGTACAGCGAGCTAATATCGAATGGGCGCAAGGCAGGCGCATGGGACTTCTTCTCATCAAAGCCGGAAGACAGAGAGATAGCCTTCAAGTTCTACGACTCGCTTCAGGCCATGCAGCTGGCACTGAACGCCGGAGAAATTGAAGAGGCCGTTTTGCCTGAAGCCGTCGCCGAGTATGTCATGAATGTTACGGGGCAGTACAGAGTAACAGCTATCGCAAAGACAAGGCCCGCGTACCTCGCATTCGGTTTCAGGCTTGACGATGCCGGCAAAGCGCTCGCGGCGAAATTCAACGATGCAATATTCGCAATGAAGGCTGACGGGACTCTCGCGGTTCTTCAGGGGCAGTACGTCTACGAGGCAGGAATCGGAGACCCTGAGACAGTCGAGTTCAGGAAGTTCGACAACGTGAAGGACAAAATCACGATAGCCGTAACAGGCGACCTCCCCCCGATCGACTACGTTGCGGCGGACGGAACTGCGGCGGGCTTCAACACCGCTGTAATCGCGGAAATCGGCAAGCGTCTCAATGTCAACATCGAGCTGATATACATCATGTCGGGCGCGAGGGCGGCTACTGTAATGTCGGGGCGTGCTGACGCTGTGTTCTGGATTCAGGGCTTCAGGGACGTTCCCAAACATTCAGACATTCCCGAAATGCTCGTGCTTTCTGAGCCTTACTACGAGTGGAACGAATTTCTGTTTATTGCGCGCTAA
- a CDS encoding transporter substrate-binding domain-containing protein, whose product MKKFLAALLLMSLCCPAWAEEVVKLGMLGQMGTSEEAYQRGFDDFRARISAANLPKDIYSYPFVRELLAHRRTIHFYNSLMTMLMGLRSGKVDEVILPESTGRYVMNLNTNYQGENYTSMFTLRLSFGFLEGNEKLRDEFNTALSAMREDGTLAALEAEYVHNPAPKVRSHNPERFPGAETVTVAVTGDLPPLDMFAGDGKPAGYNTAILTEIGKRIHKNMRFMNTDAGGRSQALTSGRADVLFWCQTAENEQLNQAADEDLYALFSENQPGMIMSDPYYTWNREMILRVKSSGGFLGIFK is encoded by the coding sequence ATGAAAAAATTTCTTGCTGCACTTCTGCTGATGTCTCTTTGCTGTCCTGCGTGGGCTGAAGAAGTCGTGAAACTCGGTATGCTTGGCCAGATGGGAACCAGTGAGGAGGCATATCAGAGGGGCTTTGACGATTTCAGGGCGAGAATATCCGCTGCTAATCTCCCGAAAGATATTTACTCTTATCCGTTTGTGCGTGAACTTCTTGCACACAGGAGGACAATACATTTCTACAACTCATTGATGACAATGCTAATGGGACTGCGTTCCGGGAAGGTTGACGAGGTAATTCTCCCTGAAAGCACCGGGCGTTACGTCATGAACCTGAACACAAACTATCAGGGCGAAAATTACACTTCAATGTTCACGCTTCGTTTGTCGTTCGGATTTCTTGAGGGTAACGAAAAGCTGAGGGATGAATTTAACACCGCGCTTTCGGCCATGAGGGAAGACGGTACATTAGCCGCGCTTGAAGCTGAATACGTCCACAACCCCGCGCCTAAAGTCAGGTCTCATAACCCTGAGAGATTCCCCGGAGCTGAAACGGTAACGGTAGCTGTTACGGGAGATTTGCCGCCTCTTGACATGTTCGCGGGAGACGGTAAACCTGCGGGCTACAACACTGCGATATTGACGGAAATCGGCAAACGTATTCACAAAAACATGCGATTCATGAACACGGACGCAGGCGGACGCTCCCAGGCTCTTACATCGGGCCGGGCTGATGTTCTTTTCTGGTGTCAGACCGCCGAGAATGAGCAGCTCAATCAAGCAGCCGATGAAGACCTTTACGCGCTTTTCTCCGAGAATCAGCCGGGAATGATAATGTCTGATCCCTATTACACATGGAACAGGGAAATGATACTCAGGGTCAAGAGTTCGGGCGGCTTTCTCGGCATATTCAAGTGA